The DNA sequence GTCGAGCGCCGCGTCCAGGTGGCTGTCGAGCGGCTCCGCCTCGATGTGTAGCTGCCGTCCGAGCGCGGCGAGGAGACGCTCCACGGTGGTCAGGCTGGGCAGCCGGTCACCGCGTTCGATCCGGGCGATGGCGGCCTGGCTCAGCCCGGCGCGGGTGGCCAGGGCCTGCTGGGTGAGCCCGGTCCGGTCCCGTTCGTGCCGCAGCGTGCGGGCGAGCTGGTGGGCCAGGCGACTCTCCGTCATCCCGGCAGGGTGGCATGTCACCGTCGAGCGATATACCGCTGGGTCATATTTATGGGTCTTGTGACGTGTTTGTGGGTGGTTGGGCGCGTCGTTGATGGCGCACGCCGTTGTCCTGCCTAGGTTCTGGCTTGTCGAAGGTCAGAACTGAGTGGGCGGGGCAACGGCGTGCGTTCGGTAAGGGTATGGGCTCGGTTGTTCGGGGTCGAGCAGGCGGTGGTGGAGGGTGTCGAGTTCGATGCGGTCGAGCAGGTGGTGGTGGCTCGGGTGCGGGTGGCTCGGGGTGCTCGGCGGCGGTGTCCGTTTTGCCGGCGGCGGTGTCCTGGTTATGACGCGGGGGTGCGTCGGCGGTGGCGGGCGTTGGATCTGGGGGTGGTGCGGGCGGTGATCGAGGCCGATGCGCCGCGGGTGTCGTGTCGGGTGCATGGGGTGGTGGTCGCGGCGGTGCCGTGGGCCAGGCATGGGGCGGGGCATACCCGGGCGTTCGATCAGGCGGTGGCGTGGTTGGCGGTGCACGCGGCGAAGTCGGTGGTGTCGCGGTTGATGCGGATCAGTTGGCGCACGGTGGGTGCGATCATCGCGCGGGTGTGGGCTGATAGCGGCGCAGCGGTGGATCGCCTCGACGGGTTACGTCGTATCGGTATCGACGAGGTCAGCTACAAGAAAGGCCACCGGTATCTGAGCGTGGTGGTGGATCACGACACCGGCCGGCTGGTGTGGGCCGCTGCGGGCAAGAGCGCGGCTACGTTGCACGAGTTCTTCGACCTGCTCGGACCCGAGCGGGCAGCCGCGATCACCCACGTGTCGGCTGACGGCGCGGACTGGATCACCACCGTGGTGCGCCGTCGTTGCCCGAACGCGGTGCGCTGCGCCGACCCGTTCCACGTCGTGGCCTGGGCCAGCGACGCCGTGGACCGAGTCCGCCGGCAGGTATGGAACGCCGCCGCCGGTCGGGGAACAGGCCGTCGCGGTGTCGCCGTCGGCGAAGCGCGGCTGGTGAAGAACACCCGCTGGGCGTTGTGGAAGAACCCGGACAACCTCACCGGCGCACAACGGGCCACCCTCGACTGGATCGCCAAGAACCACCCCCGCCTACACCGAGCCTGGGCCCTCAAAGAAGGCCTGCGCTACGTGTTCACCCTGGCCAAAACCAGCCCCACCACAGCGGTCCAAGCCCTCGACCAATGGATCGGCTGGGCCCGCCGCAGCCGCATCGACATCTTCGTCGACCTGCAACGCCGCGTGGTCCGCCACCGCGACGCCATCATCGCCTCGCTCGAACACGGCCTGTCCAACGGCCGCATCGAATCCGTCAATGCCAAGATCCGCCTCATCACCCGGATGGCCTTCGGCTTCCACTCACCCCACGCCCTCATCGCCCTAGCCCTACTCAGCCTCGGCGGCCACCGCCCCCAACTCCCCAACCGATGACCCACACATCCAGCACAAAATCCATATTTATGACTCTGAGGTATACCGCTTCACCGTAGGTGTTCCCTCCGGGCGCTACCCTCCGTGACGGCATGGGGTGGGAGGGCCAGGTCGGGGGACGGCTAGGCTGGCTTACCGTGCTCGTACTCCTGGTGGACTCCTCGACGCCTGCGGTGACCGCGGCGCTGGCCGAGGTCTCGGCGGACGGCGTCGTGCTGCGCGCGTCCCGGTGCACGGTCGACGCCCGGGCCCACGGCGAGCTGCTCGCGCCGCAGGTCGACGCGGTGCTCGCCGACGTGGGCGCGCGCCCGGCCGACCTGGCCGGGATCGTCGCCGGGCTCGGCCCCGGCCCGTTCACCGGGCTGCGGGTGGGGCTGGTCACCGCCGCCACCATGGGTCAGGTGCTCGGCGTCCCCACGTACGGCGTCTGCTCGCTCGACGGCCTCGGCCACCCGACCGGCGCGAGTGAGCCGGCCGCCGGGGAGCTGGTGCTGGCGGCGACCGACGCGCGGCGGCGGGAGGTCTACTGGGCCGTCTACGACGGCGCCGGGCGGCGCGTCGCCGGCCCGGACGTGGCCGCCCCGGTGGTCGTCGCCGGGCGGGCGCGGGACCTGGCGGTCACCGTCGCGGTCGGCGACGGCGCGCAGCGGTACGCGGACGTGCTCGGCCTGCCGGTGCGGGCCGAGCCGCGCTACCCGGACCCGCTGGCGCTGGCCCGTCTCGCCGCCGAGCGGATCCGCGCGGGCGCCCCGGGTGAGGCGCTCACCCCGCTCTACCTGCGCCGCCCGGACGCGGTGGCGGCCACCGGCCACAAGCCGGTCCTGCGATGAGGCTCGGCCGGTTCCGCTGGTGGCACGTCGACGAGGTGCTGCCCATCGAGGCGGACCTGTTCGGTGCCGAGCAGTGGTCCCCGGGCATGTTCTGGAACGAACTCGCCAACGGGCACTTCTACCTGGTCGCCACCGACGACGACGGTACGGTGACCGGCTACGCCGGGTTGGCCGTGGCCCCGCCCGACGAGGCGTGGGTGCAGAACATCGCGGTCCGCCGGGACGCCCAACGCCGGGGCGTCGGCCGGCTGCTGCTGGAGGCGCTGCTCGCCGAGGGGGCCCGGCGCGGCGTGCGCAGCACGCTGCTGGAGGTCGCCGCCGACAACGCCCCGGCGCAGCGGCTCTACGCGACGTACGGCTTCGAGCCGATCGGCGTGCGGCGCGGCTACTACCAACCGAGCAACACCGACGCGCTGGTCATGCAGCGCACCGAGGACTGACGCGGATGGCTGACGAACCCCTGGTGCTCGGCATCGAGACCTCCTGCGACGAGACCGGCGTGGGCATCGTGCGCGGGCACACGCTGCTCGCCGACGCGCTGGCCTCCAGCGTCGAGGAGCACGCCCGCTTCGGCGGCGTGGTGCCCGAGGTGGCCAGCCGGGCCCACCTGGAGGCCATCGTGCCCACCATGGACCGGGCGCTGAGGGAAGCCGGCGTCACCATCGCCGACATCGACGCCATCGCGGTCACCTCCGGGCCGGGGCTGGCCGGCGCGCTGCTCGTCGGCGTCGCCGCCGCCAAGGGGTACGCGGTGGCCGCGGAGAAGCCGGTGTACGGCGTGAACCACCTCGCCGCGCACGTGGCCGTGGACACGCTGGAGCACGGCCCGCTGCCCGAGCCGGCGATCGCGTTGCTGGTCTCCGGCGGGCACTCCTCGCTGCTGCGCGTCGACGACCTGGCCCGGGGCGTGGTGCCGCTCGGCGCCACCATCGACGACGCGGCCGGGGAGGCGTTCGACAAGGTGGCCCGGCTGCTCGGGCTGCCGTTCCCCGGTGGCCCGTACATCGACCGCGAGGCGCGGGCCGGCGACCCGGCGTCGATCGTCTTCCCGCGTGGGCTGACCGCCGCCAAGGACCTGGCCGGGCACCGGTTCGACTTCTCCTTCTCCGGCCTGAAGACGGCGGTGGCCCGCTGGGTGGAGGCACGGCAGCGGGCCGGCGAGCCGGTGCCGGTGGCCGACGTGGCGGCGTCCTTCCAGGAGGCGGTCTGTGACGTGCTGGTCGGCAAGGCGCTGGACGCCTGCCGCAGCAGCGGGATCGACACGCTGGTGATCGGCGGCGGGGTGGCGGCCAACTCCCGGCTGCGGGCGATGGCCGAGCAGCGGGCCGCGAAGCACGGCGTCCGGGTGCGTACGCCCCGGCCGAAGCTCTGCACGGACAACGGCGCGATGGTGGCGGCGCTCGGCTCGCACCTGGTCGCCGCGGGCGTCGCTCCGAGCCGGCTGGACCTGCCGGCCGACTCGGCCATGCCGCTGACCGTGGTCAGCGTCTGACCGGGGAGGAGACCGACATGATCGTCCGGATGTGGGAGGCGAAGGCCGAGCCGTACGGCTTCGCCGACCTGATCACCTGGGTGTGCGACACCGCGCTGCCCGAGTTCGAGCACGACCCGATGCACGTCGGCAGCGAGGTGTTCTCCTCCACCGACCACCGGCTCGTGGTCATCTCGAAGTGGCGCAGCAACCCGCGGGAGCTGCCCGAGCCGCCCGTGCGCCTGGTCGCCCGCCCGCCGCACAGCTGGGACTTCACCGAGGTCGACCGCTAGGCCGCGACCAGCCGGAAATGATTGGCGTGCGGCCCGTCCCGGCACCTAGCGTCGGTGGGTCATGCGCTTCTCACCGGCCGGCGATCCCGGCACCCCCGACGCGCGGTCCGCCACCCGTTACCTGGTGTGGCTCGCCGGGCGACATCCCGTGTACTTCGGCGGCGGCCTCACGCTCGGCGTGACCTGGATGCTGGCCCAGGCGCTGGTGCCGGCCGCGATCGGCCGGGCCGTGGAGGCCGGGCTCGCCCAGCGCGACCCGGACGCGTTGGTGCGCTGGAGCCTGGCCCTGCTCGGGCTGGGCCTGGTGCAGGCCGGCGCCGGCATCCTGCGGCACCGCTGCGCGGTGCACAACTGGCTCGGTGCCGCGTACCGCACCGTGCAGGTCACCGTGGACGCCACCAACCGGCTCGGCGCCGCGCTGCCGCGCCGGGTCGCCGCCGGCGAGGTGGTGAGCATCGGCACCTCCGACATCGAGCACATCGGCAGCGCGGTCGACATCACCGCCCGGGGTGCCGGGGCGGTGGTCGGCATCGTCACCGTCGCCACCATCCTGCTCACCGCGTCACTGCCGCTCGGGCTGGTGGTGGTGCTCGGGGTGCCGCTGCTGATGGCGCTGGTCGCGCTGCTGATCCGGCCGCTGCACCGGCAGCAGGCGGCGTACCGGGAGTCGACCGGCCGGCTCACCGCGCGCGCCGCGGACATCGTCTCCGGCCTGCGGGTGCTGCGTGGGGTGGGCGGGGAGCCGGTGCTGGCCGCCCGCTACCGGGAACGGTCGCAGGCGCTGCGCGCCGACGGGCTGCGGGTGGCCCGGGTGGAGTCACTGCTCCAGGCCGCCCAGATCCTGCTGCCCGGCGTGTTCGTGGTGCTGGTGACGTGGCTCGGCGCCCGGTTCGC is a window from the Micromonospora sp. DSM 45708 genome containing:
- a CDS encoding ISL3 family transposase, which codes for MRSVRVWARLFGVEQAVVEGVEFDAVEQVVVARVRVARGARRRCPFCRRRCPGYDAGVRRRWRALDLGVVRAVIEADAPRVSCRVHGVVVAAVPWARHGAGHTRAFDQAVAWLAVHAAKSVVSRLMRISWRTVGAIIARVWADSGAAVDRLDGLRRIGIDEVSYKKGHRYLSVVVDHDTGRLVWAAAGKSAATLHEFFDLLGPERAAAITHVSADGADWITTVVRRRCPNAVRCADPFHVVAWASDAVDRVRRQVWNAAAGRGTGRRGVAVGEARLVKNTRWALWKNPDNLTGAQRATLDWIAKNHPRLHRAWALKEGLRYVFTLAKTSPTTAVQALDQWIGWARRSRIDIFVDLQRRVVRHRDAIIASLEHGLSNGRIESVNAKIRLITRMAFGFHSPHALIALALLSLGGHRPQLPNR
- the tsaB gene encoding tRNA (adenosine(37)-N6)-threonylcarbamoyltransferase complex dimerization subunit type 1 TsaB — encoded protein: MLVLLVDSSTPAVTAALAEVSADGVVLRASRCTVDARAHGELLAPQVDAVLADVGARPADLAGIVAGLGPGPFTGLRVGLVTAATMGQVLGVPTYGVCSLDGLGHPTGASEPAAGELVLAATDARRREVYWAVYDGAGRRVAGPDVAAPVVVAGRARDLAVTVAVGDGAQRYADVLGLPVRAEPRYPDPLALARLAAERIRAGAPGEALTPLYLRRPDAVAATGHKPVLR
- the rimI gene encoding ribosomal protein S18-alanine N-acetyltransferase → MRLGRFRWWHVDEVLPIEADLFGAEQWSPGMFWNELANGHFYLVATDDDGTVTGYAGLAVAPPDEAWVQNIAVRRDAQRRGVGRLLLEALLAEGARRGVRSTLLEVAADNAPAQRLYATYGFEPIGVRRGYYQPSNTDALVMQRTED